Proteins encoded by one window of Paenibacillus urinalis:
- a CDS encoding transglutaminase domain-containing protein, whose amino-acid sequence MRKRRFGLFIVMLLGIVLIGAIPRSVHLHTLYAASNENAITSEELHEVLTSAMVSRTDQFQFTYKGKVKVLKATLQEAIEKAMRSDSYIQYTLKSYAYHYKGTNASAEVNIEFKYRESLEQTAYVNSRVDHILADIIKPGMNDHEKVEAIHNYVVLNLAYDETMQKYTAYDGLATGSTVCQGYSLLTYRMLTEAGITNRIIEGQAGGQLHAWNLLLLDGVWYHMDTTWDDPTPDQPGKVSYNYYLLTDEEMGQDHTWEAQYPTAVTPYREAIHVLMLQNDDKYAAYKRLYETLNYGLYNEDEIIQTSAQLRERLQSKIDEGAHSVIFRYDGEENELFRELKELYSLGIKSISYYVSDFEETGDLKVKVNWKQ is encoded by the coding sequence ATGAGAAAACGCAGATTTGGATTATTTATTGTCATGTTGCTAGGTATCGTGCTTATAGGAGCCATTCCCCGGTCAGTTCATTTGCATACGTTGTACGCCGCATCTAATGAAAACGCAATCACATCCGAAGAATTACATGAGGTACTCACGAGTGCCATGGTAAGCAGGACAGATCAATTTCAATTTACCTATAAAGGTAAAGTAAAAGTGTTAAAAGCTACATTGCAGGAAGCCATAGAAAAGGCGATGCGAAGTGATTCTTACATTCAGTACACACTCAAGAGCTACGCCTATCATTACAAGGGCACGAACGCTTCAGCAGAAGTAAACATCGAGTTTAAATATAGAGAATCTCTAGAGCAGACGGCTTATGTCAATTCTCGAGTGGACCACATACTGGCCGACATCATTAAGCCAGGCATGAACGATCATGAGAAGGTGGAGGCAATTCACAACTATGTCGTTTTGAATCTGGCCTATGATGAAACCATGCAAAAATATACAGCTTACGATGGACTTGCGACAGGAAGCACGGTGTGTCAAGGCTACTCGCTTCTTACTTATCGGATGCTTACCGAAGCAGGCATTACGAATCGAATCATTGAAGGGCAGGCTGGTGGTCAGCTGCACGCTTGGAACCTGCTGCTCTTGGACGGAGTCTGGTATCACATGGACACGACCTGGGACGATCCAACGCCGGATCAACCGGGCAAAGTCAGTTATAACTACTATTTGCTGACGGATGAAGAAATGGGGCAGGATCATACGTGGGAGGCGCAGTATCCTACCGCTGTAACGCCTTATCGCGAAGCCATTCATGTACTGATGCTTCAGAATGACGATAAATATGCTGCTTATAAGCGTCTCTACGAAACGCTGAATTACGGTCTGTACAATGAGGACGAGATCATTCAAACATCAGCACAGCTGAGAGAACGGCTTCAATCCAAAATAGACGAGGGCGCCCATTCTGTTATATTCCGTTATGATGGGGAAGAGAATGAATTGTTTCGAGAACTTAAGGAGCTGTACAGCCTCGGA
- a CDS encoding YcdB/YcdC domain-containing protein: MKQNENKNKKSPSMKRVAAALAAVMLGVHTQGVIQEVSAAQVSAGEETALSITDSTIPKGAKISSETAHKNILKLFPELSKATLTSVQLGSNGSYPPAEEKVWDLSYSITRGNSTSSFSASVSSQTGEVLSAHLPEYLIQRGDSEEHISEEEATEISAAFLHEAIPDLKEGEYSSLENMDQGMNPLFGRTEYPFSYQLKVNGLPAVGNIVYISVNDSGEVTSYTRMTGHSNYPSPVPKVTKDEAKKRFEESLDLQLAYVPVNYAYNNGSKEYDLAYVPSSTGEVVVDAITGKAVDVYASEESDISILDESLPKKDVSFEPAAKPPARDEVVALLKNKFPSLKEYTAIDVSLNRSSQRGAVKKVWNVRFSHQKGNEVSDISTQVDAETGQVMDYSEWYHSSTENGDTAIKEISKQAAKDQAAELVLSLVPNAVTELRLSQMISMEDGYNFVYSRYLNGLRVIGDNVNISMTKSGQVNTFYTSLSAESAQLPEVKEASISQEEAQAAYFDSTEMVLSYQESNPYYITGEEIPPVKLVYMPSQGAAQLYSSKVIDGITGKLREMYSSGANHTNALVVDIAGHESEDVMQRMITHGVLVPDIEGKIEPERNITKGDWYTYLARALDPHVQMNSYYSSNSSKLFADIDMDSPYYFILNRLIEQGWVEADPEITFAPNHSITRGQLSELIISMLQYDKLAKFYQQGNDLPSVADAAQIDNKGAASLAIRLGILPLIEGRFLPDRPVTVSEAAEVINRLAELQDKLDYFTSDKWAYRYY, encoded by the coding sequence TTGAAGCAAAATGAGAATAAAAATAAAAAATCACCCTCAATGAAGAGAGTGGCCGCAGCGCTTGCTGCTGTGATGCTGGGTGTACATACACAAGGAGTCATTCAGGAAGTATCGGCTGCCCAAGTATCCGCTGGCGAAGAGACGGCATTGAGTATAACAGACAGCACCATTCCCAAGGGAGCAAAAATCTCTTCTGAAACAGCGCATAAAAACATCCTTAAACTATTTCCCGAGCTATCCAAGGCAACGCTTACTTCGGTTCAATTGGGATCGAATGGATCGTACCCTCCTGCAGAAGAGAAGGTGTGGGATCTCTCTTATAGCATAACTAGAGGGAATTCTACTTCGAGCTTCAGCGCTTCCGTATCCAGCCAGACGGGTGAGGTATTGTCAGCACATCTACCTGAGTATCTCATTCAGAGAGGAGATTCCGAAGAGCACATATCAGAAGAGGAGGCAACCGAGATCAGTGCTGCATTCCTGCATGAAGCTATACCTGATCTCAAGGAAGGAGAGTACTCATCTCTTGAAAATATGGATCAGGGAATGAATCCTCTATTTGGACGAACAGAATATCCATTCTCCTATCAATTGAAAGTAAATGGCCTGCCTGCTGTCGGCAACATCGTTTATATCAGTGTAAACGACAGCGGAGAGGTTACCAGTTACACTCGAATGACTGGACATAGCAATTATCCTTCTCCGGTTCCTAAGGTGACGAAGGATGAGGCTAAGAAACGCTTTGAAGAAAGTCTCGATCTTCAGCTGGCTTATGTTCCCGTAAATTATGCTTATAACAATGGCAGCAAAGAGTACGATTTGGCATATGTGCCTTCTAGCACGGGGGAAGTTGTTGTCGATGCGATAACGGGTAAGGCTGTCGATGTGTATGCCTCTGAAGAATCCGATATATCTATATTAGATGAATCGCTGCCTAAGAAAGATGTGAGCTTTGAGCCTGCAGCGAAGCCGCCAGCCCGCGATGAGGTGGTTGCCCTTCTTAAGAATAAATTTCCTTCATTGAAAGAGTATACGGCGATAGATGTAAGTCTTAACCGAAGCTCGCAGCGCGGTGCTGTGAAGAAAGTGTGGAATGTGAGATTTTCGCATCAAAAGGGTAATGAAGTAAGCGACATTAGTACTCAAGTTGACGCAGAAACAGGTCAAGTGATGGACTATTCTGAATGGTATCATAGCAGCACTGAGAACGGGGACACGGCGATCAAAGAAATTTCAAAGCAAGCGGCCAAAGACCAAGCTGCCGAACTGGTATTATCCCTCGTTCCTAATGCAGTGACCGAGCTTCGATTAAGCCAGATGATCTCGATGGAAGATGGGTATAACTTTGTTTATAGCCGATATTTGAATGGTCTTCGGGTCATAGGGGATAACGTGAATATATCGATGACCAAGTCCGGTCAGGTGAATACATTTTATACAAGCTTAAGCGCGGAAAGTGCGCAGCTGCCAGAGGTGAAGGAGGCAAGCATTAGTCAAGAAGAGGCGCAAGCAGCCTATTTTGACTCGACTGAAATGGTGCTTAGCTACCAAGAATCTAATCCATACTATATTACAGGCGAAGAGATCCCTCCGGTAAAGCTGGTATACATGCCATCCCAGGGAGCAGCTCAGCTGTACTCCTCCAAGGTGATTGACGGTATAACAGGCAAGCTTCGAGAAATGTATTCGTCTGGTGCGAATCATACCAACGCCCTGGTGGTTGATATTGCCGGACATGAGTCGGAAGACGTTATGCAGCGGATGATTACCCACGGGGTGCTCGTTCCTGATATTGAGGGTAAGATTGAGCCGGAGCGAAACATCACGAAGGGCGACTGGTATACGTATTTGGCACGGGCTCTAGATCCGCATGTGCAGATGAACAGTTATTATTCAAGCAATTCATCGAAGCTGTTTGCTGATATTGATATGGACAGTCCCTACTATTTCATTCTCAACCGACTGATCGAGCAGGGATGGGTTGAAGCAGACCCAGAGATCACCTTTGCCCCTAACCATTCGATCACAAGAGGTCAGTTGTCTGAATTGATTATCAGCATGCTTCAATACGACAAGCTGGCTAAGTTCTATCAGCAGGGTAATGATTTGCCGAGTGTGGCAGATGCTGCACAGATTGATAATAAAGGCGCTGCTTCCTTGGCAATCAGACTGGGTATCCTTCCTCTTATTGAAGGCAGATTCCTTCCGGATCGTCCCGTGACCGTGTCCGAGGCGGCTGAGGTGATCAACCGGCTTGCTGAGCTCCAGGATAAACTGGATTATTTTACGAGTGATAAATGGGCGTATCGTTATTATTAA